The proteins below are encoded in one region of Belonocnema kinseyi isolate 2016_QV_RU_SX_M_011 chromosome 5, B_treatae_v1, whole genome shotgun sequence:
- the LOC117173343 gene encoding peroxisome assembly protein 12, which translates to MGEKGVNLTGISYAKPSLFEIVAQESLASILEPAFGKVVSVLAGHNPEKYGWLLRWNDEAFLLLNGALQNYYLNRHNASFSEKFYGLKRVAVTDTNTTSILSRKQKIASLILLVLFPYINRKLEALKREYTDEEPSNNLPKWKINLIKGLIKVYTVCDVIREVAILQNLLLYISGKSNYPSPLLRLISVTLSYSFVRPTVVITDLLYKIKDGTFTWGDGGTIFEEVAAKSLEVGAFFLRFLQWWDNEIYAKSLTDLPTPVPPTIPEEAKKLRGLCPICKNAFRNRTALATSGYIFCYQCILPVIQRYGKCPVTNYPATEDDLIRLYVQ; encoded by the exons atgGGTGAAAAGGGAGTGAATTTGACAGGAATTTCTTATGCGAAACCTTCCCTTTTTGAGATTGTAGCTCAAGAATCTTTGGCGTCTATTCTTGAACCTGCGTTTGGTAAAGTTGTTTCG GTATTAGCAGGACACAATCCCGAAAAATATGGATGGTTACTTCGATGGAACGATGAGGCATTTCTTCTTTTGAATGGTGCCTTACAAAATTATTATCTGAATCGCCACA atGCCTCTTTCTCTGAAAAATTTTACGGCTTGAAAAGAGTGGCTGTGACTGATACAAACACCACCTCCATTTTAAGTAGAAAACAAAAAATAGCCTCTTTAATTTTACTAGTACTTTTTCCGTACATAAATAGAAAACTCGAGGCTCTGAAAAGAGAATACACCGACGAAGAACCCTCAAACAATCTTCCA aaatggaaaataaatttgataaaaggtCTCATAAAGGTGTACACAGTTTGTGACGTAATACGAGAGGTTGCAATATTACAGAATTTGTTACTTTATATATCCGGAAAATCAAATTATCCATCACCATTATTGCGATTAATATCAGTGACACTTTCTTATTCTTTCGTGAGGCCAACTGTAGTAATCACAGatcttttgtacaaaataaaagaTGGCACTTTCACCTGGGGTGATGGTGGTACCATTTTCGAAGAAGTTGCTGCAAAATCTTTGGAAGTAGGAGCTTTTTTCCTTCGATTTTTACAATGGTGGGATAACGAAATCTACGCCAAAAGTTTGACTGATCTTCCGACACCAGTGCCTCCAAcc attCCTGAGGAGGCAAAAAAACTGAGAGGCTTGTGTCCAATTTGTAAAAATGCATTCCGAAATCGTACAGCACTTGCCACATCAGG atacaTCTTTTGCTATCAATGCATTTTACCTGTGATACAGAGGTATGGAAAATGTCCTGTCACAAATTATCCAGCTACAGAGGACGATTTGATTCGCCTCTACGTACAGTAA